The Spirochaetales bacterium genome window below encodes:
- a CDS encoding ABC transporter permease produces the protein MTMVTRIGRWANKKLKLFFYAMGFFFHVLKEAVFFFRRKQVAFKVLVMQIYFTGVKALSIISFIALAMGVIIIVQGITLLPQFGQGKLIYVILTTIITRELGPILTAFIVIARSGTAIATEIGHMVVTHQIEAYVAVGINPISYLVVPRFLGVIISLLVLTLYFNIIGLFASFMITQVIRPMQFLEYFQNLLAALKLSDVITSLVKSIVFGVIISTVATYNAFKVKVASTEVPQVVIKAVGQGFILCILANVFITLIYYISAK, from the coding sequence ATGACGATGGTAACGAGAATAGGACGATGGGCGAATAAAAAGCTGAAGCTTTTCTTTTATGCAATGGGATTTTTTTTCCATGTGTTGAAAGAAGCCGTCTTTTTTTTCCGTCGAAAACAGGTGGCTTTTAAAGTCCTTGTAATGCAGATTTATTTTACCGGGGTAAAAGCCCTGAGTATTATTTCATTTATCGCATTAGCGATGGGTGTCATCATTATCGTACAGGGGATTACACTTCTTCCGCAATTCGGACAGGGAAAACTGATCTATGTTATTCTGACGACAATTATTACCAGGGAACTCGGTCCGATTCTGACCGCCTTTATCGTCATTGCAAGATCGGGTACGGCAATAGCGACCGAAATCGGTCATATGGTGGTCACTCATCAGATCGAAGCGTATGTCGCGGTCGGTATAAACCCGATATCCTATCTCGTCGTTCCCAGATTCCTTGGTGTCATTATATCGCTTCTTGTGCTTACTCTTTATTTCAATATAATCGGACTCTTTGCTTCATTTATGATAACGCAAGTCATCAGACCTATGCAATTTCTCGAATATTTTCAGAATCTTCTGGCGGCACTAAAGCTTTCCGATGTCATTACCTCTCTGGTAAAAAGTATCGTATTCGGTGTTATTATTTCAACGGTCGCAACCTATAACGCTTTCAAGGTAAAGGTCGCATCGACTGAAGTGCCGCAAGTTGTCATAAAAGCGGTGGGGCAGGGATTCATCCTCTGTATTCTGGCAAATGTGTTTATCACACTCATATATTATATATCGGCCAAATAA
- a CDS encoding ATP-binding cassette domain-containing protein gives MENLVTIEGISFLSEDYSILKDISLSVPKGQCTIIMGSSGCGKSTLLKIIAGIYPPDSGRVMIENKDMLLLSDKELKEFRKKSGFMFQDSALWENTNISENISLPVKFHFSELTGEEINNRIKTMVTKIGFLDSIQLRPAMLSSGEKKVISFIRAIINDPDILFLDDPTEGMDNMYSRKLIQILKEKKEKQSTIVAVSHNTNLVSLLADYLIILKKGTVIEYGEFNTIKQSNNTYVKEILSKVLGEAASYDTELLDLLNE, from the coding sequence ATGGAAAATCTGGTGACCATCGAAGGAATAAGTTTTTTATCGGAAGATTACAGTATTTTAAAGGATATTTCTCTTTCAGTGCCAAAGGGACAGTGTACGATCATTATGGGCAGTTCGGGCTGCGGAAAAAGCACGCTGCTTAAGATCATCGCAGGTATTTATCCTCCCGATTCCGGGAGAGTGATGATAGAGAACAAGGATATGCTTTTACTTTCCGACAAAGAACTCAAGGAATTCAGAAAGAAAAGCGGCTTCATGTTCCAGGATTCCGCTTTATGGGAAAATACGAATATCAGTGAAAATATATCGCTTCCCGTAAAGTTTCATTTTTCAGAACTCACGGGTGAGGAAATCAATAATCGTATAAAGACAATGGTCACGAAAATCGGATTCCTTGATTCAATACAATTGCGGCCCGCCATGCTTTCATCCGGTGAGAAAAAGGTAATATCTTTTATCCGCGCGATTATCAATGATCCCGATATTCTTTTTCTCGACGATCCCACGGAAGGTATGGATAATATGTATTCGAGAAAACTTATACAGATACTCAAGGAAAAAAAGGAAAAACAATCGACAATTGTCGCTGTTTCACACAATACGAATCTTGTTTCCCTTCTTGCGGATTATCTGATCATCCTTAAAAAGGGGACCGTTATCGAGTACGGAGAGTTCAATACCATCAAACAAAGCAACAATACATACGTAAAGGAAATTCTTTCAAAAGTATTGGGAGAAGCGGCAAGTTATGATACGGAACTGCTTGATCTTCTCAATGAATAA